A section of the Rhea pennata isolate bPtePen1 chromosome 24, bPtePen1.pri, whole genome shotgun sequence genome encodes:
- the MCAM gene encoding cell surface glycoprotein MUC18 isoform X1 yields the protein MAGGRRAAALALRWGCCCLLLCCAAAGKLEVSMPAVVEVAYGDTARIECNFSIPGNGSYAYINWFYIDRHSRVKLCSVVGGELLEESADYKGRLSVGNDNALSVARVAVQDARTLVCQVGAGGHGAGENRTELRVYKIPEAPEIVASRGGISVQSRDIPQVASCVSRNSFPPPNITWHKNGEQLQAEENKVKIPEIVTRESSWLYTVSSSLFAYVTREDRDSLYHCTVHYWLRGQRHAVESQRVKVTVFYPAQHVTLRVLPSPALVKEGDDVRLVCEADGNPAPVFSFYKRELEDSWQDVTSLADTSTGVLNLQDVKKSSSGLYRCQTLDLDDMRQLEKDVELVVNYIEGVSVKMDPSSPLREGDSVRLSCNADSPVDLDFQWRDAKGRKVAEGKQLLLSNLTFETSSNFSCKVTAHSVPGLEKSKQVAVAVQGKPRIVSISSPLYVRQDEVVNLTCKAIAFPRPSVQWNINGTAHEYMENQHIASNLTVRVDHDLLRAGAMCRVTNALGTSEKHIQLLDHKTPESKGVIIVAIIVCILVVAVLGSVIYFLHKKGKIPCGRAGKQDITKPEARKDKIVVEVKSDKLSEEAGLLQGANGEKRPAADQSEKYIDLRN from the exons ATggctggggggcggcgggcggcggcgctcgccctgcgctggggctgctgctgcctcctgctctgctgcg cagcgGCCGGCAAGCTGGAGGTCTCCATGCCGGCGGTGGTCGAAGTGGCGTACGGGGACACAGCCAGGATCGAGTGCAACTTCTCCATCCCCGGAAACGGATCCTACGCCTACATCAACTGGTTCTAC ATCGACCGCCACAGCCGGGTGAAGCTGTGCTCCGTGGTGGGCGGcgagctgctggaggagagcgCCGACTACAAGGGGCGGCTGTCGGTGGGCAACGACAACGCCCTCTCCGTCGCCCGCGTGGCCGTGCAGGACGCCAGGACCCTCGTGTGCCAGGTCGGGGCCGGCGGCCACGGCGCCGGCGAGAACCGCACCGAGCTCCGCGTCTACA aaatCCCCGAGGCCCCTGAGATCGTGGCCAGCAGAGGCGGCATCTCCGTGCAGAGCAGAGACATCCCGCAG GTCGCCTCGTGCGTGAGCAGGAACAGCTTCCCGCCCCCCAACATCACCTGGCACAAGAACGGGGAGCAGCTGCAGGCCGAGGAGAACA AGGTTAAAATCCCGGAGATAGTGACCCGCGAGTCCAGCTGGCTGTACACGGTGAGCAGCAGCCTCTTCGCCTACGTCACCCGCGAGGACCGCGACTCCCTCTACCACTGCACGGTGCACTACTGGCTCCGGGGGCAGAGGCACGCCGTGGAGTCGCAGCGCGTCAAAGTCACCGTCTTCT ACCCCGCGCAGCACGTGACGCTGCGGGTCTTGCCGTCCCCGGCGCTGGTGAAGGAGGGGGACGACGTGAGGCTGGTCTGCGAGGCTGACGGGAACCCAGCGCCCGTCTTCAGCTTCTACAAGAGAGAG CTGGAGGACAGCTGGCAGGACGTGACATCACTAGCAGACACCAGCACTGGGGTGCTGAACCTGCAGGATGTGAAGAAGAGCAGCAGTGGTCTGTACAGGTGCCAGACCCTTGACCTGGATGATATGAGACAGCTGGAGAAAGATGTAGAGCTTGTTGTGAACT ATATCGAAGGGGTCAGTGTCAAGATGGATCCATCCTCACCCCTTAGGGAAGGAGACAGCGTGAGGCTGAGCTGCAATGCTGACAGCCCCGTGGACCTGGACTTCCAGTGGAGGGATGCGAAG GGCAGGAAGGTTGCAGAAGGGAAACAGCTTCTCCTGAGCAATCTTACCTTCGAAACCTCCAGCAACTTCAGCTGCAAGGTGACTGCGCACAGTGTGCCGGGGCTGGAGAAGAGCAAGCAGGTGGCTGTGGCTGTCCAGG GGAAGCCGCGGATCGTGTCCATCAGCTCGCCGCTCTACGTGCGGCAGGACGAGGTGGTGAACCTGACCTGCAAGGCCATCGCTTTCCCCCGGCCCTCCGTGCAGTGGAATATCAATGGGACG GCTCACGAGTACATGGAGAACCAGCACATCGCCAGCAACCTGACAGTGCGTGTGGACCATGACCTGCTGCGAGCAGGAGCCATGTGCAGGGTCACCAATGCACTGGGCACCAGTGAGAAGCACATCCAGCTGCTCG ATCACAAGACGCCGGAGAGCAAAGGCGTGATCATCGTGGCCATCATCGTCTGCATCCTCGTGGTGGCGGTGCTGGGGTCTGTCATCTACTTCTTGCACAAGAAAGGCAAGATCCCGTGTGGCCGCGCTGGCAAACAGGACAT
- the MCAM gene encoding cell surface glycoprotein MUC18 isoform X2, which translates to MAGGRRAAALALRWGCCCLLLCCAAGKLEVSMPAVVEVAYGDTARIECNFSIPGNGSYAYINWFYIDRHSRVKLCSVVGGELLEESADYKGRLSVGNDNALSVARVAVQDARTLVCQVGAGGHGAGENRTELRVYKIPEAPEIVASRGGISVQSRDIPQVASCVSRNSFPPPNITWHKNGEQLQAEENKVKIPEIVTRESSWLYTVSSSLFAYVTREDRDSLYHCTVHYWLRGQRHAVESQRVKVTVFYPAQHVTLRVLPSPALVKEGDDVRLVCEADGNPAPVFSFYKRELEDSWQDVTSLADTSTGVLNLQDVKKSSSGLYRCQTLDLDDMRQLEKDVELVVNYIEGVSVKMDPSSPLREGDSVRLSCNADSPVDLDFQWRDAKGRKVAEGKQLLLSNLTFETSSNFSCKVTAHSVPGLEKSKQVAVAVQGKPRIVSISSPLYVRQDEVVNLTCKAIAFPRPSVQWNINGTAHEYMENQHIASNLTVRVDHDLLRAGAMCRVTNALGTSEKHIQLLDHKTPESKGVIIVAIIVCILVVAVLGSVIYFLHKKGKIPCGRAGKQDITKPEARKDKIVVEVKSDKLSEEAGLLQGANGEKRPAADQSEKYIDLRN; encoded by the exons ATggctggggggcggcgggcggcggcgctcgccctgcgctggggctgctgctgcctcctgctctgctgcg cgGCCGGCAAGCTGGAGGTCTCCATGCCGGCGGTGGTCGAAGTGGCGTACGGGGACACAGCCAGGATCGAGTGCAACTTCTCCATCCCCGGAAACGGATCCTACGCCTACATCAACTGGTTCTAC ATCGACCGCCACAGCCGGGTGAAGCTGTGCTCCGTGGTGGGCGGcgagctgctggaggagagcgCCGACTACAAGGGGCGGCTGTCGGTGGGCAACGACAACGCCCTCTCCGTCGCCCGCGTGGCCGTGCAGGACGCCAGGACCCTCGTGTGCCAGGTCGGGGCCGGCGGCCACGGCGCCGGCGAGAACCGCACCGAGCTCCGCGTCTACA aaatCCCCGAGGCCCCTGAGATCGTGGCCAGCAGAGGCGGCATCTCCGTGCAGAGCAGAGACATCCCGCAG GTCGCCTCGTGCGTGAGCAGGAACAGCTTCCCGCCCCCCAACATCACCTGGCACAAGAACGGGGAGCAGCTGCAGGCCGAGGAGAACA AGGTTAAAATCCCGGAGATAGTGACCCGCGAGTCCAGCTGGCTGTACACGGTGAGCAGCAGCCTCTTCGCCTACGTCACCCGCGAGGACCGCGACTCCCTCTACCACTGCACGGTGCACTACTGGCTCCGGGGGCAGAGGCACGCCGTGGAGTCGCAGCGCGTCAAAGTCACCGTCTTCT ACCCCGCGCAGCACGTGACGCTGCGGGTCTTGCCGTCCCCGGCGCTGGTGAAGGAGGGGGACGACGTGAGGCTGGTCTGCGAGGCTGACGGGAACCCAGCGCCCGTCTTCAGCTTCTACAAGAGAGAG CTGGAGGACAGCTGGCAGGACGTGACATCACTAGCAGACACCAGCACTGGGGTGCTGAACCTGCAGGATGTGAAGAAGAGCAGCAGTGGTCTGTACAGGTGCCAGACCCTTGACCTGGATGATATGAGACAGCTGGAGAAAGATGTAGAGCTTGTTGTGAACT ATATCGAAGGGGTCAGTGTCAAGATGGATCCATCCTCACCCCTTAGGGAAGGAGACAGCGTGAGGCTGAGCTGCAATGCTGACAGCCCCGTGGACCTGGACTTCCAGTGGAGGGATGCGAAG GGCAGGAAGGTTGCAGAAGGGAAACAGCTTCTCCTGAGCAATCTTACCTTCGAAACCTCCAGCAACTTCAGCTGCAAGGTGACTGCGCACAGTGTGCCGGGGCTGGAGAAGAGCAAGCAGGTGGCTGTGGCTGTCCAGG GGAAGCCGCGGATCGTGTCCATCAGCTCGCCGCTCTACGTGCGGCAGGACGAGGTGGTGAACCTGACCTGCAAGGCCATCGCTTTCCCCCGGCCCTCCGTGCAGTGGAATATCAATGGGACG GCTCACGAGTACATGGAGAACCAGCACATCGCCAGCAACCTGACAGTGCGTGTGGACCATGACCTGCTGCGAGCAGGAGCCATGTGCAGGGTCACCAATGCACTGGGCACCAGTGAGAAGCACATCCAGCTGCTCG ATCACAAGACGCCGGAGAGCAAAGGCGTGATCATCGTGGCCATCATCGTCTGCATCCTCGTGGTGGCGGTGCTGGGGTCTGTCATCTACTTCTTGCACAAGAAAGGCAAGATCCCGTGTGGCCGCGCTGGCAAACAGGACAT
- the MCAM gene encoding cell surface glycoprotein MUC18 isoform X3, which produces MAGGRRAAALALRWGCCCLLLCCAAAGKLEVSMPAVVEVAYGDTARIECNFSIPGNGSYAYINWFYIDRHSRVKLCSVVGGELLEESADYKGRLSVGNDNALSVARVAVQDARTLVCQVGAGGHGAGENRTELRVYKIPEAPEIVASRGGISVQSRDIPQVASCVSRNSFPPPNITWHKNGEQLQAEENKVKIPEIVTRESSWLYTVSSSLFAYVTREDRDSLYHCTVHYWLRGQRHAVESQRVKVTVFYPAQHVTLRVLPSPALVKEGDDVRLVCEADGNPAPVFSFYKRELEDSWQDVTSLADTSTGVLNLQDVKKSSSGLYRCQTLDLDDMRQLEKDVELVVNYIEGVSVKMDPSSPLREGDSVRLSCNADSPVDLDFQWRDAKGRKVAEGKQLLLSNLTFETSSNFSCKVTAHSVPGLEKSKQVAVAVQGKPRIVSISSPLYVRQDEVVNLTCKAIAFPRPSVQWNINGTAHEYMENQHIASNLTVRVDHDLLRAGAMCRVTNALGTSEKHIQLLDHKTPESKGVIIVAIIVCILVVAVLGSVIYFLHKKGKIPCGRAGKQDIARNTSI; this is translated from the exons ATggctggggggcggcgggcggcggcgctcgccctgcgctggggctgctgctgcctcctgctctgctgcg cagcgGCCGGCAAGCTGGAGGTCTCCATGCCGGCGGTGGTCGAAGTGGCGTACGGGGACACAGCCAGGATCGAGTGCAACTTCTCCATCCCCGGAAACGGATCCTACGCCTACATCAACTGGTTCTAC ATCGACCGCCACAGCCGGGTGAAGCTGTGCTCCGTGGTGGGCGGcgagctgctggaggagagcgCCGACTACAAGGGGCGGCTGTCGGTGGGCAACGACAACGCCCTCTCCGTCGCCCGCGTGGCCGTGCAGGACGCCAGGACCCTCGTGTGCCAGGTCGGGGCCGGCGGCCACGGCGCCGGCGAGAACCGCACCGAGCTCCGCGTCTACA aaatCCCCGAGGCCCCTGAGATCGTGGCCAGCAGAGGCGGCATCTCCGTGCAGAGCAGAGACATCCCGCAG GTCGCCTCGTGCGTGAGCAGGAACAGCTTCCCGCCCCCCAACATCACCTGGCACAAGAACGGGGAGCAGCTGCAGGCCGAGGAGAACA AGGTTAAAATCCCGGAGATAGTGACCCGCGAGTCCAGCTGGCTGTACACGGTGAGCAGCAGCCTCTTCGCCTACGTCACCCGCGAGGACCGCGACTCCCTCTACCACTGCACGGTGCACTACTGGCTCCGGGGGCAGAGGCACGCCGTGGAGTCGCAGCGCGTCAAAGTCACCGTCTTCT ACCCCGCGCAGCACGTGACGCTGCGGGTCTTGCCGTCCCCGGCGCTGGTGAAGGAGGGGGACGACGTGAGGCTGGTCTGCGAGGCTGACGGGAACCCAGCGCCCGTCTTCAGCTTCTACAAGAGAGAG CTGGAGGACAGCTGGCAGGACGTGACATCACTAGCAGACACCAGCACTGGGGTGCTGAACCTGCAGGATGTGAAGAAGAGCAGCAGTGGTCTGTACAGGTGCCAGACCCTTGACCTGGATGATATGAGACAGCTGGAGAAAGATGTAGAGCTTGTTGTGAACT ATATCGAAGGGGTCAGTGTCAAGATGGATCCATCCTCACCCCTTAGGGAAGGAGACAGCGTGAGGCTGAGCTGCAATGCTGACAGCCCCGTGGACCTGGACTTCCAGTGGAGGGATGCGAAG GGCAGGAAGGTTGCAGAAGGGAAACAGCTTCTCCTGAGCAATCTTACCTTCGAAACCTCCAGCAACTTCAGCTGCAAGGTGACTGCGCACAGTGTGCCGGGGCTGGAGAAGAGCAAGCAGGTGGCTGTGGCTGTCCAGG GGAAGCCGCGGATCGTGTCCATCAGCTCGCCGCTCTACGTGCGGCAGGACGAGGTGGTGAACCTGACCTGCAAGGCCATCGCTTTCCCCCGGCCCTCCGTGCAGTGGAATATCAATGGGACG GCTCACGAGTACATGGAGAACCAGCACATCGCCAGCAACCTGACAGTGCGTGTGGACCATGACCTGCTGCGAGCAGGAGCCATGTGCAGGGTCACCAATGCACTGGGCACCAGTGAGAAGCACATCCAGCTGCTCG ATCACAAGACGCCGGAGAGCAAAGGCGTGATCATCGTGGCCATCATCGTCTGCATCCTCGTGGTGGCGGTGCTGGGGTCTGTCATCTACTTCTTGCACAAGAAAGGCAAGATCCCGTGTGGCCGCGCTGGCAAACAGGACAT